A window of Rhinolophus ferrumequinum isolate MPI-CBG mRhiFer1 chromosome X, mRhiFer1_v1.p, whole genome shotgun sequence contains these coding sequences:
- the LOC117026521 gene encoding hypoxanthine-guanine phosphoribosyltransferase-like: protein MATCSPRVMISDDEPGCDLDLFCIPHHYAADLERVFIPHGLIVDRTKRLAQDVMKEMGGHHIIALCVFKMGYKFFADLLDYIKVLNRNSDRSIPMTVDFIRLKSYCNDQSTKDLKVIGGDDLSTLTRKNVLIVEDILDTGKTTQTLLSLVKQYNPKMVKIASLLVKRTSQSVGYRPGFVGFEILDNFVIGYTLDYNTSGI from the coding sequence ATGGCAACTTGCAGCCCCCGTGtcatgattagtgatgatgaacCAGGTTGTGATCTAGATTTATTTTGTATACCTCATCATTATGCTGCGGATTTGGAAAGGGTGTTTATTCCTCATGGACTAATTGTAGACAGGACCAAACGGCTTGCTCAAGATGTGATGAAGGAGATGGGAGGCCATCACATCATAGCCTTGTGCGTGTTCAAGATGGGCTATAAATTCTTTGCTGACCTGCTGGATTACATCAAAGTACTGAACAGAAATAGTGATAGATCCATTCCTATGACTGTAGATTTTATCAGACTGAAGAGCTACTGTAATGACCAGTCAACAAAGGACCTAAAAGTAATTGGTGGAGACGATCTCTCAACTTTAACTAGAAAGAATGTCTTGATTGTTGAAGATATACTTGACACTGGCAAAACAACTCAAACCTTGCTTTCCTTGGTCAAGCAGTATAATCCAAAGATGGTCAAGATCGCAAGTTTGCTGGTAAAAAGGACCTCTCAAAGTGTTGGGTATAGACCAGGCTTTGTTGGGTTTGAAATTCTAGACAACTTTGTTATCGGATATACCCTTGACTATAATACTTCAGGGATTTGA